In Gemmatimonadetes bacterium T265, one DNA window encodes the following:
- a CDS encoding nitroreductase yields the protein MTTIEVPAEVTTANGRTADYPVDPMFLERWSPRAFTGEPLAEADLLTMLEAARWAPSSYNSQPWRFVYARRDTPHWGQFLDLLVPFNRSWAAGASALVILVSNSLMRPPGAEADVPSPTHSLDAGTASGYFALQANKMGWYVHGMIGFDRERAFAELHVPAGYRVEAAYAVGRLGDPATLPDALRDRERPSARTPLADLAFEGSFRA from the coding sequence ATGACCACCATCGAAGTACCCGCTGAAGTCACCACAGCAAACGGCCGGACCGCGGACTACCCCGTCGACCCGATGTTCCTGGAACGCTGGTCGCCCCGTGCCTTCACGGGAGAGCCGCTGGCGGAGGCGGACCTGCTGACCATGCTCGAAGCCGCGCGGTGGGCACCGTCCTCCTACAACTCGCAGCCATGGCGGTTCGTCTACGCGCGGCGCGACACCCCGCACTGGGGCCAGTTCCTCGATCTGCTCGTGCCCTTCAACCGGAGTTGGGCGGCCGGCGCGTCGGCCCTCGTCATCCTGGTGTCGAACTCGCTGATGCGGCCGCCGGGCGCCGAGGCGGACGTGCCCTCGCCGACCCACTCGCTCGACGCCGGCACCGCCTCCGGGTACTTCGCCCTTCAGGCGAACAAGATGGGGTGGTACGTGCACGGCATGATCGGCTTCGACCGGGAACGCGCGTTCGCCGAACTGCACGTCCCGGCGGGCTACCGCGTCGAGGCCGCGTATGCCGTCGGCCGCCTCGGCGACCCGGCCACCCTGCCGGACGCCTTGCGGGACCGGGAGCGTCCGAGCGCCCGCACGCCGCTGGCAGACCTCGCCTTCGAAGGGTCGTTTCGGGCGTGA
- a CDS encoding ketoacyl reductase, translated as MDTNLTGKVALVTGASQGIGEAIARALHREGAHVALVARTQAKLDALARALGDRAVAVAADVRDAADLSAAIAAAEQRLGPIDIAVNNAGGIITSDGELFRPFEAVSDADWIGTFELNVMSAVRVSRALAPKMAARGWGRIINISSESGVQPDPVAVEYAAAKGALNAMTKALSKAYGGRGVLVNAVSPAYIDTPVVRSVLAQMPGGDTLAPDQLTQQYLGQFRPNIVVGHAGTADEVAAAVVFLASDAASFVTGTNLRVDGGSVATV; from the coding sequence ATGGACACTAACCTGACCGGCAAGGTCGCCCTCGTCACCGGCGCGAGCCAGGGCATCGGCGAGGCGATCGCCCGCGCCCTGCACCGCGAGGGCGCGCACGTCGCGCTTGTCGCCCGCACGCAGGCCAAGCTCGACGCGCTCGCCCGGGCGTTAGGCGACCGCGCGGTCGCCGTAGCCGCCGACGTCCGCGACGCCGCCGACCTGTCCGCCGCGATCGCGGCCGCCGAGCAGCGGCTCGGCCCCATCGACATCGCCGTCAACAACGCCGGTGGCATCATCACGTCCGACGGCGAGCTGTTTCGCCCGTTCGAGGCCGTGTCCGACGCGGACTGGATCGGGACCTTCGAGCTGAACGTCATGTCGGCCGTCCGGGTCAGCCGCGCCCTGGCGCCGAAGATGGCCGCGCGCGGCTGGGGCCGGATCATCAACATCTCGTCGGAGAGCGGCGTCCAGCCCGACCCGGTCGCGGTCGAGTACGCGGCCGCCAAGGGGGCGTTGAACGCCATGACCAAGGCCCTGTCCAAGGCGTACGGCGGCCGGGGCGTGCTGGTGAACGCCGTCTCGCCGGCCTACATCGACACGCCGGTCGTGCGGAGCGTGCTTGCCCAGATGCCCGGGGGGGACACGCTCGCCCCCGACCAACTGACCCAACAGTACCTCGGCCAGTTCCGGCCGAACATCGTCGTCGGCCATGCGGGCACGGCGGACGAGGTCGCGGCCGCCGTCGTGTTCCTGGCCTCGGACGCGGCCTCCTTCGTCACCGGCACCAACCTCCGCGTGGACGGCGGTTCGGTGGCGACGGTCTAA
- a CDS encoding polyketide cyclase codes for MSDIEKALAVFQGMSSGDSALATKYMDPERYVEHNPHARDGVEGVKQYVDRIAASHPDLKVIRAYQDGPYVVTQADGHVQGRGVFFDVFRFEDGRIVEHWAFSAPAGPPNTSGHTQADGPTEAAHDADTEQNKALVRDYYQTVHIEGRHHAIPRYFSGDRCVRHEPGAADGVGAFMRDLQILTRDRTIDEIKLLLGQGDFVFLAARGTHRGEPCVYIDLYRVEDAKIVEHWGFPEQVPWPDARKVSSSSTATNSPGNTDGH; via the coding sequence ATGAGCGACATCGAGAAAGCGCTCGCCGTCTTCCAGGGCATGTCGAGCGGAGACTCCGCGCTGGCCACCAAGTACATGGACCCGGAGCGGTACGTCGAACACAATCCGCACGCGCGCGACGGTGTCGAGGGCGTGAAGCAGTATGTCGATCGGATCGCGGCGAGCCATCCTGATCTGAAGGTCATCAGGGCGTATCAGGACGGGCCCTACGTGGTCACCCAGGCGGACGGGCATGTGCAGGGCCGCGGCGTCTTCTTCGACGTCTTCCGGTTCGAGGACGGCCGGATCGTCGAGCACTGGGCCTTCTCGGCGCCGGCGGGTCCGCCGAACACGAGCGGCCACACGCAGGCCGACGGACCGACCGAGGCCGCGCACGACGCGGACACGGAGCAGAACAAGGCGCTGGTGCGGGATTATTACCAGACGGTCCACATCGAGGGCCGGCATCACGCGATCCCGCGGTACTTCTCGGGCGATCGGTGTGTCCGCCACGAGCCCGGCGCCGCCGACGGCGTCGGCGCGTTCATGCGCGACCTACAAATCCTCACGCGCGACCGGACCATCGACGAGATCAAGCTCCTGCTCGGGCAGGGCGACTTCGTCTTCCTCGCCGCCCGCGGGACGCATCGGGGCGAGCCCTGCGTCTACATCGACCTGTACCGGGTCGAGGACGCCAAGATCGTGGAACACTGGGGCTTCCCCGAACAGGTCCCGTGGCCGGACGCGCGGAAGGTCTCATCGTCCTCAACCGCGACCAATTCGCCGGGGAACACCGATGGACACTAA
- a CDS encoding coenzyme F420-dependent NADP oxidoreductase, whose product MSYAIIGIGKIGSAIARAFARQGIEVTVASRRPLEALAPLAAQIGPTVVARPMADALGADVIILALPFGAYPDVARAAESWQGKLVIDAMNAFGVAPAELGGLPSTAAVAKALPGATVVKAFNHLPASTLAEDPPASGARRVVFVSSDDDAASTRVAELVGRLGFAPVELGKLGEGGMLVQARGRTWGRLVFQDLVKLGAE is encoded by the coding sequence ATGAGCTACGCGATCATCGGCATCGGCAAGATCGGCTCGGCCATCGCGCGGGCGTTTGCCCGCCAGGGGATCGAGGTCACCGTCGCGAGTCGGCGACCTCTGGAGGCACTCGCGCCGCTCGCGGCGCAGATCGGTCCGACGGTCGTGGCCCGACCGATGGCCGACGCGCTTGGGGCCGATGTCATCATCCTCGCCCTTCCCTTCGGGGCGTACCCGGACGTCGCACGGGCCGCCGAGAGCTGGCAGGGCAAGCTCGTGATCGACGCGATGAACGCGTTCGGCGTCGCCCCGGCGGAACTCGGCGGACTGCCCTCGACGGCCGCGGTGGCCAAGGCGCTGCCCGGGGCGACGGTGGTGAAGGCGTTCAACCATTTGCCGGCGAGCACGCTGGCTGAGGACCCACCGGCCTCGGGCGCCCGGCGGGTCGTATTCGTCTCCAGCGACGACGACGCGGCGAGCACGCGCGTGGCGGAACTCGTCGGGCGGCTCGGCTTCGCCCCGGTCGAGCTCGGAAAACTCGGCGAGGGCGGGATGCTCGTCCAAGCGCGGGGCCGCACCTGGGGCCGGCTCGTCTTCCAAGACCTCGTCAAGCTCGGGGCCGAGTAG
- a CDS encoding transcriptional regulator: protein MRPIYHPHRDEITVQGLLYALADPVRVQIYSQLLRGGCSQNCTTFTNVGATPLPKSTLSQHFKILREAGLIRSERQGVELQNRSRCEDLQPFKPMLLAILAAYEAEYRAGRGALAATREQAA, encoded by the coding sequence ATGAGGCCGATCTACCACCCCCACCGCGACGAGATCACCGTGCAGGGCCTTCTGTACGCCCTGGCGGACCCGGTGCGGGTCCAGATCTACAGCCAGCTGCTGCGGGGCGGCTGTTCGCAGAACTGCACCACGTTCACGAACGTGGGGGCCACGCCCCTGCCCAAGTCGACGCTGTCGCAGCACTTCAAGATCCTGCGGGAGGCCGGCCTGATTCGCAGCGAGCGGCAGGGCGTCGAACTCCAGAACCGCTCGCGGTGCGAGGACTTGCAACCGTTCAAGCCGATGCTGCTGGCGATCCTGGCGGCCTACGAGGCCGAGTACCGCGCCGGTCGTGGGGCCCTCGCGGCGACCCGGGAGCAGGCTGCCTAA
- a CDS encoding hypothetical protein (possible pseudo due to internal stop codon): MEQAHQPTRVRERVMRRFKSAASPQRFLDAFSRVGDLFRPGRHRLAAAAYRAALRERVATWREVAGLRTA; the protein is encoded by the coding sequence GTGGAGCAGGCGCACCAACCGACGCGCGTCCGCGAGCGCGTCATGCGGCGGTTCAAGTCGGCCGCTTCCCCCCAGCGGTTCCTCGACGCGTTCAGCCGCGTGGGCGACCTGTTCCGGCCGGGGCGCCACCGGCTCGCCGCGGCCGCATACCGCGCGGCGCTGCGCGAGCGCGTCGCGACCTGGCGCGAGGTGGCCGGCCTGCGCACCGCGTAG
- a CDS encoding AraC family transcriptional regulator, with protein sequence MPSERDLPGGQFAAASRASADALPFRVVARSTDVGWTSLLVHETEWGGPGTVAFETRPTPDQWIALSAGGHHEVECLSGGVWRRAVKAPGSGGLSPGGMTDRLRVRVCGAEPMRLVHLYLPERTLLQTADAFRRAGTPTRTEPLNALSFTDPAVMHAARSLVHAMRAGAPDLYAQTVGLYLATHLLSCHSPWGDRSSDLPTPDVLTDRRLARVVEYLRAHYRESITLERLAAEAAISKFHFARLFRAATGEAPHRFLVRLRVDAARQLLRDTELPVAEVAAAVGYGSVAQFAAAFARHVGRTPRAFRATARGAPR encoded by the coding sequence ATGCCGAGCGAACGCGACCTTCCGGGCGGGCAGTTCGCCGCCGCGAGCCGGGCGTCGGCCGACGCCCTCCCCTTCCGCGTGGTCGCGCGGAGCACGGACGTCGGGTGGACGTCGCTCTTGGTGCACGAGACCGAGTGGGGCGGGCCGGGGACGGTGGCGTTCGAGACGCGGCCGACGCCCGACCAGTGGATCGCGCTGAGCGCGGGCGGGCACCACGAAGTCGAGTGCTTGTCGGGCGGCGTCTGGCGCCGCGCGGTCAAGGCGCCCGGCTCGGGCGGGCTCTCGCCCGGCGGCATGACCGACCGGCTCCGCGTGCGCGTGTGCGGCGCCGAGCCGATGCGTCTGGTCCACCTGTACCTGCCGGAGCGCACGCTGCTCCAGACCGCCGACGCGTTCCGCCGCGCCGGAACGCCGACCCGCACCGAGCCGCTCAACGCGCTGTCGTTCACCGACCCCGCGGTCATGCACGCCGCGCGGTCGCTCGTGCACGCGATGCGGGCCGGGGCGCCCGACCTGTACGCGCAGACGGTGGGGCTGTACCTCGCCACCCACCTCCTGTCGTGTCACAGTCCCTGGGGCGATCGGTCCTCCGACCTCCCCACCCCCGACGTCCTCACCGACCGGCGGCTGGCGCGGGTGGTCGAATACCTGCGGGCGCACTACCGCGAGTCGATCACGCTGGAGCGGCTCGCCGCCGAGGCGGCGATCAGCAAGTTCCACTTCGCGCGCCTCTTCCGGGCCGCGACCGGCGAGGCCCCGCACCGCTTCCTCGTGCGCCTGCGTGTGGACGCCGCGCGCCAGCTGCTGCGCGACACGGAGCTGCCCGTCGCGGAGGTCGCGGCGGCGGTCGGATACGGAAGCGTGGCGCAGTTCGCCGCGGCGTTCGCGCGGCACGTCGGGCGGACGCCCCGCGCGTTCCGCGCGACTGCGCGTGGGGCTCCGCGATGA
- a CDS encoding dehydrogenase translates to MHPFRYQRAADVPSAVAAVSQDPGAQFFAAGTSQVDLMQEGVQRPTRLVDVSRLPLAEVARTPTGGLHIGANVTNAAAADHPLVRGTYAAVSEALHAGASPQIRNVASMAGNVLQRTRCPYLRDPAAACNKRDPGTGCAAVAGYNRMHAIFGQTDEGATGAHTCIAVHPSDLAVALAAHEAVLHVEGPAGARRLAFDDLHRLPGDRPDLDTTLGHGDLIVALELPAFRGRSHYLKVRDRASYAYALVSCAVALELDGGRIRTARVALGSVAHKPWRARAAEAMLEGQAPDGALFREAAARALDGAVAYRMNAYKPALGRALVERGLRRTAGLEPLPGPAGTAFAASVGGIGGVHAPEEYA, encoded by the coding sequence ATGCACCCCTTCCGCTACCAACGCGCGGCCGACGTCCCGTCCGCGGTCGCGGCGGTGTCGCAGGACCCCGGCGCGCAGTTCTTCGCCGCCGGGACCAGCCAGGTCGACCTGATGCAGGAGGGCGTGCAGCGCCCCACGCGACTCGTCGACGTCTCCCGACTCCCGCTCGCCGAGGTCGCGCGGACGCCGACCGGCGGCCTGCACATCGGCGCCAACGTGACCAACGCGGCCGCCGCCGACCACCCGCTCGTGCGCGGCACGTACGCGGCGGTCAGCGAGGCGCTGCACGCCGGCGCGTCGCCGCAGATCCGCAACGTCGCCTCGATGGCGGGCAACGTCCTCCAGCGCACGCGCTGCCCGTACCTCCGCGACCCGGCCGCGGCGTGCAACAAGCGCGACCCCGGCACGGGGTGCGCCGCGGTCGCCGGCTACAACCGCATGCACGCGATCTTCGGCCAGACCGACGAGGGCGCGACGGGGGCGCACACCTGCATCGCCGTGCACCCCTCCGACCTGGCGGTCGCGCTGGCCGCGCACGAGGCGGTGCTCCACGTCGAGGGACCGGCCGGCGCCCGGCGGCTCGCCTTCGACGACCTCCACCGGCTCCCCGGCGACCGGCCGGACCTCGACACCACGCTCGGCCACGGCGACCTGATCGTCGCGCTGGAGCTGCCCGCCTTCCGCGGCCGCTCGCACTACCTCAAGGTACGCGACCGCGCGTCGTACGCCTACGCCCTGGTCTCGTGCGCGGTGGCGCTGGAGCTGGACGGCGGGCGCATCCGGACGGCGCGCGTCGCGTTAGGCAGCGTCGCCCACAAGCCGTGGCGCGCCCGCGCCGCGGAGGCGATGCTCGAGGGGCAGGCGCCGGACGGCGCCCTCTTCCGCGAGGCGGCGGCCCGCGCCCTCGACGGCGCCGTCGCGTACAGGATGAACGCCTACAAGCCAGCGTTAGGCCGCGCCCTCGTCGAGCGCGGGCTGCGGCGGACGGCGGGGCTGGAGCCGCTGCCCGGGCCGGCCGGGACCGCCTTCGCCGCGAGCGTCGGCGGCATCGGCGGCGTGCACGCCCCGGAGGAGTACGCGTGA
- a CDS encoding carbon-monoxide dehydrogenase large subunit, protein MTAPPPVFHAVGRPLPRVDGPLKVTGAAPFTAEHHPEGLVHGVVVGSRVARGRVVAVDVAAAMALPGVVAVFTPETAPRIGPLPDEEQGIVLSGEGGLIEMLVPLQDDRVHYAGQAVAVVVAETFEQATDAAARLRVEYAEEPAELDMDTASRRSKPDSYCGMEPLQKSAGDPAKAFDAAAVKLERTYETPPHHHNAIEMLSTVAVWEARDGEDVLRIYDTTRVLKTLSAVLARCLDLPEANVQIIVKYLGGAYGSKAWFFGNTLLAAACARQLGHPLKIEWTRQQMYEVNGYRPQTRQTMRLGAARDGKIASLRHEVVSPTSMVSGYPEPATGMTMMMYGIPNLAISQEIRHVNLPTPCPMRGVGVLAGGFALETVLDELAHELGMDPIDLRLQNDAEKGPITGLPFSSKHLRECFARGRELFGWARRQARPGAVRRGNELIGFGVASSTLPAVLDDATARAIIRSDGTAVVRSATHEIGNGAWTVFRQIAADALAMPMDDVRFELGDSTYPDSPITAGSRTTASVGAAVLAAGRNVLAALKAIACRDPGSPLFGVPPEQITAANGRLAAASDPDRGEAYGAVLRRAGRDQVAASGALHPDKQHKQFELHSFGVIFAEVRVDAATGVVRVPRLAGVFDVGRLINPRTSHSQLMGGMIAGLGGALTEESYYDPHSGGAVVRNLADYHVPGCADTPEITIDVLGIPDPHMGELGARGFGEMGTNNVPAAVGNAIYNATGRRLRSLPFTPDRVMEVAG, encoded by the coding sequence GTGACCGCGCCCCCGCCCGTCTTCCACGCCGTCGGCCGGCCGCTCCCGCGCGTCGACGGCCCGCTCAAGGTCACCGGCGCGGCGCCTTTCACCGCGGAGCACCACCCCGAGGGGCTCGTCCACGGCGTGGTCGTCGGCAGCCGCGTCGCCCGCGGGCGGGTCGTCGCCGTCGACGTCGCGGCGGCGATGGCCCTCCCCGGCGTGGTCGCGGTGTTCACCCCCGAGACCGCACCGCGTATTGGTCCGCTGCCGGACGAAGAACAGGGCATCGTGCTCTCGGGCGAGGGCGGCCTGATCGAGATGCTCGTGCCGCTGCAGGACGACCGCGTGCACTACGCCGGGCAGGCGGTCGCGGTCGTCGTCGCCGAGACGTTCGAGCAGGCGACCGACGCGGCCGCGCGCCTGCGCGTCGAGTACGCCGAGGAGCCGGCCGAGCTGGACATGGACACGGCGAGCCGGCGGTCGAAGCCGGACAGCTACTGCGGGATGGAGCCGCTGCAGAAGTCGGCCGGCGACCCGGCGAAGGCGTTCGACGCGGCCGCCGTCAAACTCGAGCGCACGTACGAGACGCCGCCCCACCACCACAACGCGATCGAGATGCTCTCGACCGTCGCCGTCTGGGAGGCGCGCGACGGCGAGGACGTCCTCCGCATCTACGACACGACGCGCGTGCTCAAGACGCTCTCCGCCGTGCTCGCCCGCTGCCTCGACCTGCCCGAGGCCAACGTCCAGATCATCGTCAAGTACCTGGGCGGCGCGTACGGCTCGAAGGCGTGGTTCTTCGGCAACACGCTGCTCGCCGCGGCGTGCGCGCGGCAGCTGGGGCACCCGCTCAAGATCGAGTGGACGCGGCAGCAGATGTACGAGGTCAACGGCTACCGCCCTCAGACGCGCCAGACGATGCGGCTCGGCGCTGCGCGCGACGGCAAGATCGCCTCGCTGCGGCACGAGGTCGTCTCGCCCACCTCGATGGTCAGCGGCTACCCGGAGCCGGCCACCGGGATGACGATGATGATGTATGGCATCCCCAACCTCGCGATCTCGCAGGAGATCCGACACGTGAACCTGCCCACGCCGTGCCCGATGCGCGGCGTCGGCGTGCTCGCCGGCGGGTTCGCGCTCGAGACCGTGCTCGACGAGCTGGCGCACGAGTTGGGGATGGACCCGATCGACCTGCGCCTGCAGAACGACGCGGAGAAGGGGCCGATCACCGGGCTGCCGTTTTCGAGCAAGCACCTGCGCGAGTGCTTCGCGCGGGGGCGCGAGCTGTTCGGCTGGGCGCGGCGCCAGGCGCGGCCGGGCGCGGTGCGGCGGGGGAACGAGCTGATCGGGTTCGGCGTCGCGAGCAGCACGCTGCCGGCGGTGCTCGACGACGCGACGGCGCGGGCGATCATTCGATCCGACGGCACCGCCGTGGTGCGGAGCGCGACGCACGAGATCGGCAACGGCGCGTGGACGGTGTTCCGCCAGATCGCGGCCGACGCGCTGGCGATGCCGATGGACGACGTGCGCTTCGAGCTCGGCGACTCGACGTACCCTGACTCGCCGATCACCGCGGGGTCGCGCACGACGGCGAGCGTCGGGGCCGCGGTGCTCGCCGCGGGGCGGAACGTGCTGGCCGCGCTGAAGGCGATCGCCTGCCGCGACCCCGGCTCGCCGCTCTTCGGCGTGCCGCCGGAGCAGATCACGGCCGCGAACGGCCGGCTGGCCGCCGCGTCCGACCCGGACCGGGGGGAGGCGTACGGCGCCGTGCTGCGCCGCGCCGGCCGGGACCAGGTCGCGGCCAGCGGCGCGCTGCACCCGGACAAGCAGCACAAGCAGTTCGAGTTACACTCGTTCGGCGTCATATTCGCCGAGGTGCGCGTGGACGCCGCGACCGGCGTGGTGCGCGTGCCGCGGCTCGCGGGCGTGTTCGACGTCGGGCGCCTGATCAACCCGCGGACGTCGCACTCGCAGCTCATGGGCGGGATGATCGCCGGGCTGGGCGGGGCGCTGACCGAGGAGTCGTACTACGACCCGCACAGCGGCGGCGCCGTGGTCCGCAACCTCGCCGACTACCACGTCCCGGGGTGCGCCGACACGCCCGAGATCACGATCGACGTGTTAGGCATCCCCGACCCGCACATGGGCGAGTTGGGCGCGCGCGGCTTCGGCGAGATGGGCACCAACAACGTGCCCGCGGCCGTCGGCAACGCGATCTACAACGCGACGGGGCGGCGGCTGCGCTCGCTCCCCTTCACCCCGGACCGAGTCATGGAGGTCGCCGGATGA
- a CDS encoding (2Fe-2S)-binding protein — MTAQMKEAPPERLAESDEYVLRVNGRDHAVGSDPRVTVLDALRERLHLTGTKKGCGHGQCGACTVHLDGERALSCLLLVAAVEGREVHIIESLAGPNGELHPMQQAFVDCDAFQCGYCTPGQIMSAVACVRESRAGSRAQIQEFMSGNLCRCAAYPHIIAAVEQARDATAAAATATA, encoded by the coding sequence ATGACCGCGCAGATGAAGGAAGCCCCGCCGGAGCGCCTGGCCGAATCGGACGAGTACGTGCTTCGCGTCAACGGGCGCGACCACGCGGTCGGGTCCGACCCGCGCGTGACCGTGCTCGACGCGCTGCGCGAGCGGTTGCACCTGACGGGCACGAAGAAGGGCTGCGGCCACGGGCAGTGCGGCGCGTGCACGGTGCACCTCGACGGCGAGCGGGCGCTCTCGTGCCTGCTGCTGGTCGCCGCGGTCGAGGGGCGCGAGGTGCACATCATCGAGTCGCTGGCCGGGCCGAACGGCGAGCTCCACCCGATGCAGCAGGCGTTCGTCGACTGCGACGCCTTCCAGTGCGGCTACTGCACGCCGGGCCAGATCATGAGCGCGGTCGCGTGCGTGCGCGAGAGCCGCGCGGGCTCGCGCGCGCAGATCCAGGAGTTCATGAGCGGCAACCTGTGCCGCTGCGCCGCGTACCCGCACATCATCGCCGCGGTCGAGCAGGCGCGGGACGCGACCGCGGCCGCGGCGACCGCCACCGCCTAA
- a CDS encoding oxidoreductase, whose amino-acid sequence MANTLRVGIIGASPRRGWAKISHVPAVQQLPGLELAAVAGRDQATADATARAFGAARGFADAGAMARDPGVDLVTVTVKVPDHRALVLAALAAGKHVYCEWPLGRDVAEAEELRDAAAAAGVHAVIGLQARHNPALRRARALLADGAVGRVLSAHLASGTVAFGPRTDPADFYLEDPANGATHVSIHAGHAVDAAVALLGGLADLATLAAIQYAEVAVEGEDRVHRRTIPDLVLTQSRVAAGGVLSAEVAGGRPMDTTFRFEVVGDRGVLALDGAAPRGFQSGRLTLSLDGTPQPVDEGELAPLPDAACNVGGVYAALRDDVARGTRTVADFGHAVALHRLVADLERAGSTGSRADADGWPNA is encoded by the coding sequence GTGGCGAACACGTTACGCGTCGGCATCATCGGCGCGAGCCCCCGGCGCGGCTGGGCGAAGATCTCGCACGTGCCCGCCGTGCAGCAGCTGCCGGGGCTAGAGCTGGCCGCGGTGGCCGGGCGCGACCAGGCGACGGCCGACGCGACCGCCCGGGCGTTCGGGGCGGCGCGCGGCTTCGCCGACGCGGGCGCGATGGCGCGCGACCCCGGGGTCGACCTCGTCACGGTCACCGTCAAGGTGCCCGACCACCGCGCGCTCGTCCTCGCGGCGCTCGCGGCCGGCAAGCACGTCTACTGCGAGTGGCCGTTAGGCCGCGACGTCGCCGAGGCGGAGGAGCTGCGCGACGCCGCGGCCGCCGCGGGCGTGCACGCCGTGATCGGCCTGCAGGCGCGCCACAACCCGGCGCTCCGCCGCGCGCGGGCGCTGCTCGCCGACGGCGCGGTCGGGCGCGTGCTCAGCGCGCACCTCGCGTCGGGCACGGTCGCGTTCGGGCCGAGGACCGACCCGGCGGACTTCTACCTCGAAGACCCCGCCAACGGCGCCACGCACGTCTCCATCCACGCCGGCCATGCCGTCGACGCGGCCGTCGCGTTGCTCGGCGGGCTCGCCGACCTCGCGACGCTCGCCGCGATCCAGTACGCCGAGGTCGCCGTGGAAGGCGAGGACCGCGTGCACCGGCGCACGATCCCCGACCTCGTGCTCACGCAGTCGCGCGTCGCGGCCGGCGGCGTCCTCTCCGCGGAGGTCGCCGGCGGCCGGCCGATGGACACGACGTTCCGCTTCGAGGTCGTCGGCGACCGCGGCGTGCTGGCGCTCGACGGCGCGGCGCCGCGCGGCTTCCAGTCCGGGCGGCTGACGCTTTCACTCGACGGCACGCCGCAGCCGGTCGACGAGGGGGAACTCGCGCCACTCCCCGACGCGGCGTGCAACGTCGGGGGCGTGTACGCCGCGCTCCGCGACGACGTCGCGCGCGGCACGCGCACCGTCGCCGACTTCGGCCACGCGGTCGCGCTGCACCGGCTGGTCGCGGACCTGGAGCGCGCCGGGTCGACCGGCTCGCGCGCGGACGCGGACGGCTGGCCTAACGCCTGA